A genomic window from Diorhabda sublineata isolate icDioSubl1.1 chromosome 8, icDioSubl1.1, whole genome shotgun sequence includes:
- the LOC130448260 gene encoding dr1-associated corepressor homolog, translating into MPPRQYPTNKQVFGPPQNVFRPNQKPMHQLPKPTPMSTTSRNSSTLSQRQRWPNNNNYNRNQQFRNSGQNSNFTSEELFTNDYDQSDEQHYYQNQNTDDNDQNQMYYNYDKTENENFIQTSQQGTP; encoded by the coding sequence ATGCCCCCCAGACAATACCCGACGAACAAACAAGTATTTGGACCTCCACAAAACGTTTTCAGACCGAACCAAAAACCCATGCACCAACTTCCTAAACCAACACCTATGTCAACGACTTCAAGAAATTCTTCCACATTATCACAAAGACAAAGATGgccaaataataacaattacaaTCGAAATCAACAATTTCGAAATTCTGgacagaattcaaattttacttccGAAGAGCTATTCACAAACGATTACGACCAATCAGACGAACAACATTACTATCAGAACCAAAATACGGACGATAATGACCAAAATCAAATGTATTATAACTATGACAagacagaaaatgaaaattttatccaaaCGAGCCAACAAGGAACACCTTAG
- the LOC130447843 gene encoding uncharacterized protein LOC130447843: protein MHYGKKSPTTGTPSVYSHTTSRSNANLHRSSRSLKSLRVPWYQQPLVQDAIFLDVQRASFVTAIFSLVLSIFTIITACFDLYCYAMAAPGSTHYGYYVISFQFVYVGNRHVRNTLVMFATFSILLSIVVFVTSIMLINALRKEYEKKMLPWLYTFAVFTIFRFLAYLFFSIINDMIFAYNIIICLLWTIFIVLSVYGWVLVYSLYIELSELTRLEDLAHLRMGTMQSLNTSTAPSLAGSRPTTPHSTVSTMPA, encoded by the exons ATGCATTACGGAAAAAAATCACCTACAACGGGCACACCTTCTGTTTACTCACATACAACTTCAAGAAGTAATGCTAATTTACACAGATCTTCTAGAAGTTTAAAATCTTTAAGAGTACCTTGGTATCAACAGCCTTTAGTTCAAGATGCAATTTTTTTAGATGTTCAACGAGCTTCTTTTGTTACAGCTATATTTTCATTG GTGCTATCAATCTTTACAATAATAACAGcttgttttgatttatattgtTATGCTATGGCTGCACCAGGCTCTACACATTATGGATATTATGTGATATCTTTCCAATTTGTATATGTTGGAAATAGACATG tgagAAATACATTGGTAATGTTTGCTACATTCTCTATCCTGCTATCTATAGTGGTGTTTGTTACGAGCATAATGTTGATAAATGCTCTAAGAAAg gaGTATGAAAAGAAGATGCTACCATGGTTATACACGTTTGCAGTATTCACAATATTTAGATTTCTTGCGTACctgtttttctctattataaATGATATGATATTTGCTTATAATATCATCATATGCCTTTTATGGACTATCTTTATTGTATTAAGTGTATATGGATGGGTTTTGGTGTATTCACTATATATTGAATTATCCGAACTAACAAGATTGGAAGATTTGGCACATTTGAGG aTGGGCACTATGCAATCTCTAAACACATCGACAGCCCCGTCTCTAGCGGGTTCTCGCCCAACGACCCCGCACAGTACAGTTTCGACGATGCCGGCCTAG
- the LOC130447842 gene encoding uncharacterized protein LOC130447842 → MLKSVSEVIKEREDFLHHLNNDINKYDQNIQELTKEQENLDTLITNLKSLKTYPEHEALIPLGKNIYMKGKIVHTGEFYIKKTAYPNPLVLLQSADRTISCLEEEKKDKENEIDKAEYAKFQIEERVRLLKGEETFNDNSDLPKEIKSNKGVAVRVGDYYEILEFEE, encoded by the coding sequence atgttgaagagTGTTTCAGAAGTTATTAAAGAGCGTGAAGATTTTCTCCATCATCTAAATAACgatatcaataaatatgatcAGAATATTCAAGAATTAACTAAAGAACAAGAAAACTTAGATAccttaataacaaatttaaaatcaCTTAAAACATATCCAGAACACGAAGCCTTAATTCCGTtaggtaaaaatatttatatgaaaggTAAAATTGTTCATACTGGGGAATTCTACATCAAGAAAACTGCTTATCCGAATCCATTAGTTTTGCTACAATCAGCTGATAGAACTATATCTTGtcttgaagaagaaaaaaaggataaagaaaatgaaatcgATAAAGCCGAGTATGCTAAATTTCAAATAGAGGAAAGAGTAAGATTGTTAAAAGGTGAAGAAACATTTAATGATAATAGTGATTTGCCCAAGGAAATTAAATCTAACAAAGGTGTCGCTGTGAGGGTTGGTGATTATTATGAGATATTGGAGTTTGAAGAGTAA
- the LOC130448261 gene encoding uncharacterized protein LOC130448261 produces the protein MPEMNWDLLKSRIDNIKPYDGNSNTLNKFLIRCEDLINDYRQFNDAQLSKHIFQSVQEKLIDKAEILVGNRAELTDWPRLKEALIQCFADRRNIDCLLQELTRMKPFRNEPLMNFGSRIQLLRSSIAQKISNNPNITNAEKVCQINHYDKTALSTFIAGCSGTLRNNLHLKNPASLEDAMAYLNEFENFEKLYGNLNDNNRATTSRFNSN, from the coding sequence atgCCTGAGATGAACTGGGATCTTTTAAAGTCTagaattgataatattaaaCCGTATGACGGTAACAGTAACacgttaaataaatttctaattagGTGTGAAGACCTTATTAATGATTATCGGCAATTTAATGATGCACAATTATCTAAACACATATTCCAATCAGTTCAAGAAAAACTTATAGATAAAGCAGAAATATTAGTAGGTAATCGTGCTGAGTTAACAGATTGGCCGAGATTGAAAGAAGCCCTGATTCAGTGTTTCGCTGATCGTAGAAATATTGACTGTTTACTACAAGAACTCACTAGAATGAAACCATTTAGGAACGAACCATTGATGAACTTTGGAAGtcgaattcaattattaagaaGTAGTATAGCGCagaaaattagtaataatcCTAACATAACTAACGCGGAGAAAGTGTGCCAAATAAACCATTATGATAAAACTGCACTTAGTACTTTTATAGCAGGTTGTAGTGGTACCTTAAGAAATAACTTGCATCTTAAAAATCCAGCCTCACTGGAAGATGCAATGGCCTATCTGaacgaatttgaaaattttgaaaaattatatggcAATCTAAATGACAATAACCGAGCAACGACGTCCAGATTTAATAGTAATTAG